One window of Tenacibaculum maritimum NCIMB 2154 genomic DNA carries:
- a CDS encoding PorP/SprF family type IX secretion system membrane protein, translating to MKKIIVILIIVISCNSKMFGQEINLPQYVSHMADNPYVISPAYAGIGTGLQVRLNGVSQWIGVKNAPDTQSISIEARIADRFGTGITVFNDSNGFSSQQGAKVSFASHLTLSDFHDSFLSFALSYNFIQFGIDTSENNTNQLVSNKSVTTSNFDVGMLYRYERFALSLNASNLVGKDIESFRANEPETLRRYSVYSSYTYKLNRITELEPSVFVEHFEASRRSRTDMNIKLRQGTDDGYVWGGLSYTFLNDQFFTPNAITPMLGLKKENFYVSYGFGINVNKVQDFNYGTHMITLGFDYERRPSLARCTQKMVIF from the coding sequence ATGAAAAAGATAATAGTAATTTTAATTATAGTAATAAGCTGTAATTCAAAGATGTTTGGGCAAGAAATTAACTTGCCCCAGTATGTAAGTCATATGGCAGATAATCCTTATGTTATTTCCCCAGCTTATGCTGGGATTGGAACAGGGTTACAAGTTAGGCTTAACGGAGTTAGCCAGTGGATAGGAGTTAAAAATGCTCCTGATACCCAATCAATATCTATTGAAGCTAGAATAGCTGATCGTTTTGGTACTGGGATTACGGTTTTTAATGATAGTAATGGTTTTTCAAGCCAGCAAGGGGCTAAAGTATCATTTGCAAGTCATTTAACATTGAGTGATTTTCATGATAGTTTCCTATCGTTTGCTTTGAGTTATAATTTTATTCAGTTTGGTATAGATACTTCTGAGAATAATACAAACCAATTGGTTTCAAATAAGTCTGTAACTACCTCTAATTTTGATGTAGGAATGTTATACAGATATGAGAGGTTTGCTCTGAGTTTAAATGCATCTAATCTTGTAGGAAAAGATATTGAAAGTTTTAGAGCTAATGAACCCGAAACTTTAAGAAGGTACTCTGTTTATTCGTCATATACTTACAAATTAAATAGAATAACTGAATTGGAGCCTTCAGTATTTGTAGAGCATTTTGAAGCTTCTAGGAGATCAAGAACTGATATGAATATAAAACTTCGTCAAGGAACAGATGATGGGTATGTATGGGGAGGATTAAGCTACACTTTTTTGAATGATCAATTTTTTACACCCAATGCAATAACTCCTATGTTAGGGTTAAAAAAGGAAAACTTTTACGTGTCGTACGGCTTTGGAATAAATGTAAATAAAGTGCAAGATTTTAACTATGGAACTCACATGATTACACTTGGTTTTGATTATGAGAGAAGACCCAGTTTAGCAAGGTGTACTCAAAAGATGGTTATTTTTTAG
- the folD gene encoding bifunctional methylenetetrahydrofolate dehydrogenase/methenyltetrahydrofolate cyclohydrolase FolD produces the protein MVLLDGKKTAADIKEEIALEVAELKRMNQKTPHLAAVIVGDDGASLTYVNAKVKACERVGFESTLIRLPKETTEEELLNEIAILNVNKEIDGFIVQLPLPKHINEQKIIMAIDPTKDVDGFHPTNVGKMTLNLPTFISATPFGILELLDRYHIETSGKNVVVIGRSHIVGSPMSILLSQKRKIGNATVTITHSRTQNLEAITQQADIIIAALGIPEFLKGNMVKKGATIIDVGITRIADTSKKSGYRLVGDVDFKGVSLKASFITPVPGGVGPMTIAMLLKNTLLAVKRKV, from the coding sequence ATGGTATTATTAGATGGTAAAAAAACAGCAGCCGATATCAAAGAAGAAATTGCTTTAGAAGTTGCTGAATTAAAAAGAATGAATCAAAAAACGCCACATCTCGCCGCTGTAATTGTAGGAGATGACGGGGCTAGTTTGACTTACGTAAATGCAAAAGTGAAAGCTTGCGAGCGAGTAGGATTTGAATCAACTTTAATCAGATTGCCTAAAGAAACTACTGAGGAAGAGCTTTTAAATGAAATAGCCATCTTAAATGTAAATAAAGAGATCGACGGGTTTATTGTTCAACTACCTTTACCGAAACATATCAATGAACAAAAGATTATCATGGCTATTGACCCTACTAAAGATGTTGATGGTTTTCATCCAACCAATGTTGGTAAAATGACTTTAAATCTTCCTACCTTCATATCCGCTACTCCATTTGGTATCTTAGAGTTATTGGATAGATATCATATTGAAACTAGTGGCAAAAATGTTGTCGTTATTGGTAGGAGTCATATTGTGGGAAGCCCAATGAGTATCTTACTCTCTCAAAAGAGAAAAATTGGAAATGCTACCGTAACTATAACGCATAGTCGAACTCAAAATCTAGAAGCAATTACGCAACAAGCTGATATTATTATTGCTGCGCTAGGCATTCCTGAATTCCTAAAAGGAAATATGGTTAAAAAAGGGGCTACCATCATTGATGTTGGTATTACTAGAATTGCTGATACTTCTAAAAAATCAGGATACCGCTTAGTTGGTGATGTAGATTTTAAAGGAGTGTCCTTAAAAGCTAGCTTTATAACTCCTGTGCCTGGAGGCGTTGGACCAATGACTATTGCAATGCTTTTAAAAAATACTTTACTAGCCGTAAAAAGGAAAGTATAA
- a CDS encoding phosphatidylserine decarboxylase yields MNSIQLINRVSKKQEIEKTPSKGLLSFLYKTPLGKLTLHTLFKRKIISTIGGWYMNSSLSQKKIAPFVDKYQMDMSEYIVPKGGFKTFNDFFYRKIKPAARPIQSGIVSPADGKILAFNSIEESNTFFIKGSEFSAKSFLANENIASKYEKGAMCIIRLAPLDYHRFHFPTDGNISYSKKINGYYYSVSPIAMQKNLDFFCQNIREYSELTTKKHGNILIAEVGATMVGSIVQTYTPLSDVKKGDEKGYFAFGGSTLVLFFEKGKIVFDKDLIQNTEKGFETTIKMGEQIGN; encoded by the coding sequence ATGAATTCAATTCAACTTATTAATAGAGTATCAAAAAAGCAAGAAATAGAAAAGACCCCTAGTAAAGGTTTACTGTCTTTCCTTTATAAAACTCCCTTGGGTAAATTAACTTTACATACATTATTCAAACGTAAAATCATTTCTACCATTGGTGGTTGGTATATGAACTCTTCGCTTTCGCAAAAAAAAATAGCACCTTTTGTAGATAAATATCAAATGGATATGTCAGAATATATCGTGCCAAAAGGAGGGTTTAAAACTTTTAATGATTTCTTTTATCGAAAAATTAAACCAGCTGCACGCCCTATTCAATCAGGTATTGTATCTCCTGCTGATGGAAAAATACTTGCTTTTAATAGCATTGAAGAATCAAATACCTTTTTTATAAAAGGAAGCGAATTTTCCGCCAAAAGCTTTCTTGCCAATGAAAATATTGCGTCCAAATATGAAAAGGGTGCAATGTGTATTATTCGTTTAGCTCCTCTAGATTACCATCGTTTTCACTTTCCTACCGATGGAAATATTAGTTATTCAAAAAAAATAAACGGTTATTACTATTCTGTTTCACCAATTGCTATGCAAAAAAATTTAGATTTTTTTTGCCAAAATATTCGTGAATATAGTGAATTAACTACCAAAAAGCACGGAAATATTCTTATAGCAGAAGTAGGCGCTACTATGGTAGGTAGCATTGTCCAAACCTACACACCTCTTAGCGATGTAAAAAAAGGAGATGAAAAAGGGTATTTTGCTTTTGGAGGTTCTACTCTTGTCTTATTTTTTGAGAAAGGAAAAATTGTATTTGATAAAGACTTAATCCAAAATACCGAAAAAGGGTTCGAAACTACTATTAAAATGGGAGAACAAATAGGAAACTAA
- a CDS encoding AMP-dependent synthetase/ligase — MSTEITRLFDFPYYQLEKYNLKKSLTTKYNGEWKSISTQEYIDEANKLSRGLLRLGVQANDKIAVISTNNRTEWNICDIGILQVGAQNVPIYPTISKEDYEYVLNHSEASYCFVSDESILEKLNQIKHKTKLKDIFTFDEITNEKNWNKILELGKDNSNQEEVEARKNNVKTDDLATLIYTSGTTGRPKGVMLSHGNIVSDVLSSEKRVPLVYGQEKALSFLPTCHIFERMILYLYQYCGVSIYFAEAIDKLSENAQEIKPHVMTAVPRLYEKIYDKIYAKGTDLKGIKKKLFFWAIELGLKYEPYGANGWWYEKQLSIARKLIFSKWQAALGGQLKLMVSGSAPLQARLARVFAAAGMPVMEGYGLTETSPVISVNDVRNGGFKIGTVGRIIDDVEVKIAEDDEILIKGPNVMQGYYKDPEKTSEVLKNGYFHTGDTGEINDGFLKITGRKKEMFKTSGGKYVVPPLLEGQLKQSRFIEQVMVIGEGEKMPAAFIQPNFEFLKEWAKRHSLSFASNEALISHPKVIERIQEEVTTCNAKFGKWERIKRFELTADEWSIDGGHLTPTMKMKRKIIKEIYKDLYNKIYC; from the coding sequence ATGTCGACTGAAATTACCCGTCTTTTTGACTTTCCCTATTATCAATTAGAAAAATACAATTTAAAAAAATCTCTAACTACTAAATACAATGGCGAATGGAAATCTATCTCCACACAAGAATATATAGATGAAGCTAATAAATTAAGTAGAGGTTTATTACGTTTAGGTGTCCAAGCAAACGATAAAATTGCTGTAATTTCTACTAACAACAGAACTGAATGGAATATTTGTGATATTGGTATTTTACAAGTAGGTGCCCAAAATGTACCTATCTACCCTACTATATCAAAAGAAGACTACGAGTATGTTTTAAACCATTCTGAAGCTAGCTATTGCTTTGTTTCTGATGAAAGTATTTTAGAAAAGCTGAACCAGATTAAACACAAAACTAAATTAAAAGATATTTTTACTTTTGATGAGATTACCAACGAAAAAAATTGGAACAAGATTTTAGAACTTGGTAAAGACAATAGTAACCAAGAAGAGGTAGAAGCTCGTAAAAACAACGTTAAAACGGACGACTTAGCTACCCTAATATATACTTCGGGAACCACAGGAAGACCTAAGGGAGTTATGCTCTCTCATGGTAATATTGTGTCAGATGTATTAAGTAGTGAAAAAAGGGTTCCTTTAGTTTATGGCCAAGAAAAAGCACTAAGTTTTTTACCTACTTGCCATATTTTTGAACGCATGATTTTATACTTGTATCAATATTGTGGTGTTTCTATTTATTTTGCAGAAGCAATTGATAAGCTGAGCGAAAATGCTCAAGAAATCAAACCTCATGTAATGACTGCCGTTCCTCGTTTATATGAAAAAATTTACGATAAAATATATGCTAAAGGAACTGATTTAAAAGGCATTAAAAAGAAGCTTTTCTTTTGGGCCATTGAATTAGGATTGAAATACGAACCTTATGGAGCTAACGGATGGTGGTATGAAAAACAACTAAGCATCGCTCGCAAACTAATTTTTTCTAAATGGCAAGCTGCTTTAGGTGGTCAACTAAAATTAATGGTTTCTGGATCAGCTCCTTTACAAGCTCGACTGGCAAGAGTATTTGCTGCTGCGGGAATGCCTGTTATGGAAGGTTACGGTCTTACTGAAACATCTCCTGTTATTTCTGTAAATGACGTTCGAAATGGTGGTTTTAAAATTGGTACTGTTGGTAGAATCATTGATGATGTAGAAGTTAAAATAGCTGAAGATGATGAAATTCTAATAAAAGGTCCTAATGTAATGCAAGGGTATTATAAAGACCCTGAAAAAACTAGTGAAGTACTTAAAAATGGTTATTTCCACACAGGGGATACAGGTGAAATAAATGATGGTTTTTTAAAAATTACAGGACGTAAAAAAGAAATGTTTAAAACTTCTGGTGGTAAATATGTAGTTCCACCATTATTGGAAGGACAATTGAAACAATCAAGGTTTATAGAACAAGTTATGGTTATTGGTGAAGGAGAAAAAATGCCTGCTGCTTTTATACAGCCAAACTTTGAGTTTTTAAAAGAATGGGCAAAGCGCCATAGCCTTTCCTTTGCCTCTAACGAAGCGCTAATTAGCCATCCTAAAGTTATTGAAAGAATTCAAGAAGAAGTTACGACTTGTAACGCAAAATTTGGAAAATGGGAACGTATTAAACGCTTTGAATTGACAGCAGATGAATGGTCTATTGACGGAGGTCATTTAACTCCTACTATGAAAATGAAGCGAAAAATTATTAAAGAAATTTACAAAGATTTATATAATAAAATTTATTGTTAA
- the ffh gene encoding signal recognition particle protein: protein MFNNLSEKLDKALHTLKGHGKITEVNVAETLKEVRRALLDADVNFKIAKNFTKTVQQKALGQDVLTTLNPGQLMVKLVKDELTELMGGDTVGVNLGGAPTVILMSGLQGSGKTTFSGKLANYLKNKKTKQVLLVGCDVYRPAAINQLEVVGEQIGVEVYAEVGNQNPVEISLNAIKHAKANGKNVVIIDTAGRLAVDEEMMTEISNIHKAVEPQETLFVVDSMTGQDAVNTAKAFNDVLNFDGVILTKLDGDTRGGAALSIKSVVDKPIKFIGTGEKMDAIDVFHPSRMADRILGMGDVVSLVERAQEQYDEKEARKLQKKIAKDQFGFDDFLNQIQQIKKMGSMKDLMGMIPGAGKALKDVDIDDNAFKSIEAIIHSMTPSERTTPSSINASRKKRIAKGSGTSVQEVNQLMKQFNQMSKMMKMMQGGGGRKMMQMMKGMR from the coding sequence ATGTTTAATAATTTAAGTGAAAAGTTAGATAAAGCCTTACATACTCTTAAAGGGCACGGAAAGATTACAGAAGTAAATGTTGCAGAAACGCTTAAAGAGGTACGTAGAGCACTATTAGATGCCGATGTTAACTTTAAAATAGCCAAAAACTTTACCAAAACCGTACAACAAAAAGCACTAGGTCAAGATGTATTAACCACATTAAACCCTGGTCAACTAATGGTTAAACTGGTTAAAGATGAGTTAACTGAACTAATGGGAGGAGATACTGTTGGAGTAAATCTTGGAGGCGCTCCTACAGTAATTTTAATGTCTGGTTTGCAAGGTTCTGGTAAAACCACCTTTTCTGGTAAGCTGGCTAACTACTTAAAAAATAAAAAAACAAAGCAAGTTTTATTAGTTGGTTGCGATGTATATCGTCCTGCAGCTATTAACCAACTAGAAGTTGTTGGAGAACAAATTGGAGTAGAAGTATATGCGGAAGTTGGAAATCAAAACCCTGTAGAAATATCTCTAAATGCAATTAAACACGCCAAAGCTAACGGTAAAAACGTGGTGATCATTGATACGGCTGGTCGTTTGGCTGTTGACGAAGAAATGATGACAGAGATTTCCAATATTCATAAAGCTGTTGAACCTCAAGAAACTTTATTTGTAGTTGATTCTATGACTGGGCAAGATGCTGTTAACACAGCTAAAGCTTTTAATGATGTATTAAACTTTGATGGAGTTATCCTAACTAAGCTAGATGGAGATACACGAGGAGGTGCTGCGCTATCTATTAAATCTGTAGTGGATAAACCCATTAAGTTTATTGGTACTGGTGAAAAAATGGATGCTATTGATGTATTCCACCCTAGCCGTATGGCCGATCGTATTCTAGGAATGGGAGATGTTGTTTCTCTTGTAGAACGTGCCCAAGAACAGTACGATGAGAAAGAAGCTAGAAAACTACAAAAGAAAATTGCTAAAGATCAATTTGGTTTCGATGATTTTTTAAACCAAATCCAGCAAATCAAAAAAATGGGAAGCATGAAAGATTTAATGGGAATGATTCCTGGCGCTGGTAAAGCTTTAAAAGATGTTGATATTGATGATAATGCCTTTAAAAGTATAGAAGCTATTATTCACTCTATGACTCCTTCAGAAAGAACTACTCCTTCTTCCATAAACGCTAGTAGAAAGAAAAGAATCGCAAAAGGTTCTGGTACAAGTGTGCAAGAAGTAAACCAATTAATGAAACAATTCAATCAAATGAGCAAAATGATGAAGATGATGCAAGGCGGAGGTGGAAGAAAAATGATGCAAATGATGAAAGGAATGAGATAA
- a CDS encoding RluA family pseudouridine synthase, whose protein sequence is MSKVISFKSDVSHIKLPDKFDYPFHYEPHSISKIATKELQEYLKRQTDFTHNFGFSNSDKSNGLGKMFGVLVVRNNKDELGYLAAFSGKLGNSTQHKLFVPPVFDVLNENGFYKKAETTLNLLNSKIQQLITSPNYLEIKEAYNKYSLQQQAILDEEHKKIKLRRKLRRQQQNTNNQLNINEEFYLKEYKIYLEDKIAPLKKQFENFENRINALQIERKEKSAWVQQEIFKHYSFLNAEGNYRNLLSIFNDSKHHIPAGAGDCCAPRLLQYAFFNNLTPVCMAEFWWGKPLNTSIRKHGYFYPACSGKCKPILTYMLEGTPVNDNPLLKSLQTNKKIEIIYEDDDLLIINKPADFLSVPGKEIQDSVYSRIRKLYPTATGPLLVHRIDMATSGALLAAKNKKTHKALQQQFLNKSVQKRYIALLDGSLNATKGTINLPLRVDLEDRPKQLVCNKYGKNAFTKWETITVHNNQTKVYFYPITGRTHQLRIHAAHQLGLNTPIVGDDLYGKKAARLYLHAEKISFIHPTSQKWVEFSIPCPF, encoded by the coding sequence ATGTCCAAGGTCATTTCTTTTAAATCCGATGTATCTCATATCAAATTACCTGATAAGTTTGATTATCCATTTCATTATGAACCTCATTCAATCTCTAAAATTGCTACTAAAGAGCTTCAAGAATACTTAAAAAGGCAAACCGATTTCACTCATAACTTTGGGTTTTCTAATTCTGATAAGAGCAATGGTTTAGGCAAAATGTTTGGAGTTTTAGTTGTTAGAAATAATAAAGATGAATTAGGATATCTTGCTGCTTTTTCAGGCAAATTAGGAAATAGTACGCAACATAAGCTATTTGTACCACCTGTATTTGATGTTTTAAACGAAAACGGTTTTTATAAAAAAGCAGAAACAACACTCAATCTACTCAATAGCAAGATACAACAACTCATTACTAGCCCTAATTATTTAGAAATAAAAGAAGCCTATAATAAGTACTCTCTGCAGCAGCAAGCCATACTAGATGAGGAACATAAAAAAATTAAACTTCGAAGAAAACTTCGAAGGCAACAACAAAATACCAATAACCAACTCAATATCAACGAGGAATTCTATTTAAAGGAATATAAAATATATTTGGAAGACAAAATAGCTCCATTAAAAAAGCAATTTGAAAATTTTGAAAATAGAATAAATGCATTACAAATTGAGAGAAAAGAAAAATCTGCATGGGTACAACAAGAAATTTTTAAACATTATTCATTTTTAAATGCAGAAGGAAATTACAGAAATTTACTTAGTATTTTCAACGATTCTAAACATCACATTCCTGCTGGAGCAGGAGATTGTTGCGCCCCAAGGCTATTACAATATGCCTTTTTTAACAATTTGACCCCCGTATGTATGGCTGAATTTTGGTGGGGAAAGCCTCTGAATACTTCCATTAGGAAACACGGTTACTTTTATCCTGCTTGTAGTGGTAAATGCAAGCCAATTTTAACATACATGCTAGAAGGAACTCCTGTTAATGACAATCCTCTACTAAAATCCCTTCAGACAAACAAAAAAATCGAAATTATATACGAAGATGATGATCTATTGATTATTAATAAACCTGCCGATTTTTTATCTGTTCCAGGAAAAGAAATACAAGACTCTGTATATAGCAGAATTAGAAAGCTATATCCTACAGCAACAGGTCCTTTATTAGTTCACAGAATAGATATGGCAACCTCTGGAGCTCTCCTCGCCGCTAAAAACAAAAAAACTCATAAAGCCTTACAACAACAATTTCTAAATAAATCTGTACAAAAGCGCTATATAGCATTATTGGATGGTTCTTTAAATGCTACAAAAGGCACTATTAATCTACCATTGCGCGTTGATTTAGAAGATCGTCCGAAGCAACTTGTCTGCAATAAATATGGAAAAAATGCTTTTACAAAATGGGAAACAATTACTGTTCATAACAATCAAACAAAAGTTTATTTCTACCCTATTACAGGACGTACCCACCAACTGCGTATTCACGCCGCACATCAACTAGGTTTAAATACTCCCATTGTAGGAGATGACTTGTATGGCAAAAAAGCAGCTCGCTTATACTTACATGCTGAAAAAATTAGTTTTATACATCCTACTAGTCAAAAATGGGTGGAGTTTAGCATTCCTTGTCCTTTTTAA
- a CDS encoding AMP-dependent synthetase/ligase: MHISKITRLFDFPLYQKENYPQNKCFVYKEGSAWKNISTTQYLTEANKVSRALLELGIKPKDKIAVITSVNHPKWHILDIGILQIGAINVPLYPTFSEKDYEYIINHSDAMYCFVSDDLLLEKVNAIKNKTALKKVFSFEETTATYSWTSFLSLGKDKLTQIKVEELKRMVKPEDLATLIYTSGTTGTPKGVMLSHKNIADNIFAVGTMIALKGHEKRVVSYLPICHIFERASSYYSQYMGFEIHFAESIEKIGDNLREIQPHFMAVVPRLLEKVFDKIVAKGSTLTGLKKRLFFWALELGEKYEPYGKNGWRYRFQLSIARALIFKKWQKALGGHLEFMVAGSAPTQARLIRIFSAAGIPVLEGYGMTETSPAVSVTDIRNKGFKIGFVGKVLKNVIVKIAKDGEILVKGSNVMVGYYKNSDLTNQTIQNGFLYTGDIGTIDSDGFLKITDRKKEIFKTSNGKYIAPAVLENEFKKSRFIEQIMVIGENQKMPAALIQVSFNFVKEWAKRHKYTITNFNTDEKLIKRIQKEIDFYNKKFGKWEQIKRFEITPDEWTIAKGHLTPTLKIRRKVIIEKYTSLFQKIYNQH, translated from the coding sequence ATGCATATTTCTAAAATTACACGCTTATTTGACTTTCCTCTTTACCAAAAAGAAAACTATCCTCAAAATAAATGCTTCGTTTATAAAGAAGGGAGTGCTTGGAAAAATATTTCGACTACTCAATACCTTACAGAAGCTAATAAAGTTAGTAGAGCCCTCCTTGAACTAGGTATCAAGCCCAAGGATAAAATTGCAGTTATTACTTCTGTAAATCACCCCAAATGGCATATCTTAGATATTGGAATTTTACAAATAGGTGCTATTAATGTTCCTTTATACCCTACTTTTTCAGAAAAAGATTATGAATATATCATCAATCACTCTGACGCAATGTATTGCTTTGTTTCAGATGACCTTTTATTAGAAAAAGTAAACGCTATAAAAAACAAAACTGCTTTAAAAAAAGTTTTTTCTTTTGAAGAAACAACAGCCACCTATAGCTGGACATCTTTTCTTTCTTTAGGTAAAGATAAACTTACTCAAATAAAAGTTGAAGAACTTAAAAGAATGGTAAAACCGGAAGATTTAGCTACCCTTATTTATACTTCGGGAACAACAGGCACTCCTAAAGGAGTCATGCTTTCTCATAAGAACATTGCTGATAATATTTTTGCTGTTGGCACAATGATAGCTTTAAAGGGCCATGAAAAAAGAGTAGTTAGCTATCTTCCTATCTGTCATATTTTTGAGAGAGCTTCCTCTTATTATAGTCAATATATGGGGTTTGAAATTCACTTTGCTGAAAGTATTGAAAAAATTGGCGATAACCTTAGAGAAATCCAACCTCATTTTATGGCTGTTGTTCCTAGGTTATTAGAAAAAGTATTTGATAAAATAGTCGCAAAAGGTAGCACCTTAACTGGTTTAAAAAAGAGGCTGTTCTTTTGGGCATTAGAATTAGGCGAAAAATATGAACCGTATGGTAAAAATGGATGGAGGTATCGATTTCAACTAAGTATTGCTCGTGCGCTTATTTTTAAAAAATGGCAAAAGGCTTTAGGAGGTCATTTAGAATTTATGGTTGCAGGAAGCGCTCCCACGCAAGCCAGATTAATACGCATATTTTCAGCGGCAGGCATCCCTGTACTCGAGGGATATGGAATGACAGAAACTTCTCCTGCTGTTTCCGTTACCGATATTCGAAACAAAGGTTTTAAAATTGGTTTTGTAGGGAAGGTTTTAAAAAATGTTATTGTAAAAATAGCTAAAGACGGTGAAATACTTGTAAAGGGCTCCAATGTAATGGTGGGGTACTATAAAAATTCTGATTTAACTAATCAAACAATTCAAAATGGCTTCTTATATACAGGCGATATCGGTACTATTGACTCTGATGGCTTTTTAAAAATTACAGATCGAAAAAAAGAAATTTTCAAAACTTCTAACGGAAAATATATCGCTCCTGCCGTATTAGAAAATGAATTTAAAAAGTCTCGTTTTATAGAACAGATTATGGTTATTGGTGAAAATCAAAAAATGCCTGCGGCACTAATACAAGTATCTTTTAATTTTGTAAAAGAATGGGCAAAACGCCATAAATATACCATAACCAACTTTAATACAGATGAAAAACTTATAAAACGAATTCAAAAAGAAATTGACTTTTATAATAAAAAATTTGGAAAATGGGAGCAAATTAAACGCTTTGAAATTACTCCAGATGAATGGACGATAGCTAAAGGACATTTAACACCTACCTTAAAAATTCGACGTAAAGTTATCATTGAAAAGTACACTAGTTTGTTTCAAAAAATATATAATCAACACTAA
- a CDS encoding aspartate aminotransferase family protein, whose product MKSDFLKYQGQTTPHPLAIEISFAKGSYIYDTSKKEYLDFIAGVSANSLGHNHPRISNAIKKQIDTYTHVMVYGEFIQQPQLDLCKTLVSLSPKNLSSVYLVNSGTEATEGALKLAKRFTGRSEMIAAKNAYHGNTQGAMSVCGAEEQNRAFRPLIPGTKFIQFNNEKDLEKITSKTAGVILETIQGGAGFIEPKNNYLQKVQERCNDVGALLILDEIQSGIGRTGSFWGFSNYNVIPDIIITGKGLGGGMPIGAFMTSNEIMSTLQKKPKLGHITTFGGHPVISAAGLATIKEITRSNLIEESLRKEKLFRAYLQHSSILEIRGKGLMLALIVDSPELASKIILSCLEKGLLLFWLLFEGRAIRITPPLNISDDDIKKGCQIIIAALKKHSK is encoded by the coding sequence ATGAAGTCTGACTTTTTAAAATATCAAGGGCAAACAACTCCGCATCCTTTAGCTATAGAAATTTCTTTTGCCAAAGGTAGCTATATATATGATACTTCTAAAAAAGAGTACTTAGATTTCATTGCTGGTGTTTCTGCTAATAGTTTAGGGCATAATCATCCTAGGATATCTAACGCCATAAAAAAGCAAATAGATACCTATACCCATGTAATGGTATATGGAGAATTTATCCAACAACCGCAACTTGACTTATGTAAAACATTGGTTAGCCTCTCTCCTAAAAATTTATCTTCTGTGTATTTAGTTAATTCTGGAACAGAAGCTACAGAAGGTGCTTTAAAACTAGCAAAGCGTTTTACAGGAAGAAGTGAAATGATAGCAGCTAAAAATGCCTACCATGGAAATACTCAAGGGGCTATGAGCGTATGCGGCGCAGAGGAACAAAACCGTGCCTTTCGACCGCTTATTCCAGGAACTAAATTCATTCAATTTAACAATGAAAAAGATTTAGAAAAAATCACTTCTAAAACGGCTGGTGTTATTTTAGAAACTATTCAAGGAGGCGCTGGTTTTATCGAACCTAAAAATAACTATTTGCAAAAAGTACAAGAACGCTGTAATGATGTTGGTGCTTTGCTTATTCTTGACGAAATTCAATCGGGCATCGGACGTACTGGCTCTTTTTGGGGATTCAGTAATTACAATGTTATTCCTGATATCATTATTACAGGAAAAGGGTTAGGCGGAGGTATGCCTATTGGAGCCTTTATGACTTCTAATGAAATAATGAGTACTTTACAAAAAAAACCTAAACTTGGTCATATTACGACTTTTGGAGGGCACCCTGTTATTTCTGCTGCTGGACTAGCTACCATAAAAGAAATTACACGCTCTAACCTAATTGAAGAATCATTAAGAAAAGAGAAACTATTCAGAGCCTATTTACAGCACTCAAGCATACTTGAAATAAGAGGAAAAGGACTCATGCTTGCTCTTATTGTTGACTCTCCAGAGCTTGCTTCTAAAATCATTTTATCTTGCTTAGAAAAAGGATTGCTCCTTTTTTGGTTGCTTTTTGAAGGTAGAGCCATTAGAATAACTCCCCCTCTTAACATCTCGGACGATGACATCAAAAAAGGATGTCAAATTATAATCGCTGCATTAAAAAAGCATTCAAAATAA